A section of the Candidatus Zixiibacteriota bacterium genome encodes:
- a CDS encoding transcription initiation protein, translating to MAKYLISFPSAAMNVPDSEWEAVVRDSHAVIREAKEAGVYVFGGGIDETVLPVLVSANGSVADGGYPWAPPLNGGFTVLELPSRKEAIEWAARIARACRCDQELRVFMFDPES from the coding sequence GTGGCAAAGTATCTGATATCATTCCCCAGTGCTGCAATGAATGTACCCGACAGCGAGTGGGAGGCAGTGGTTCGAGACTCTCATGCGGTGATACGCGAGGCGAAGGAAGCGGGCGTCTACGTTTTCGGCGGTGGCATAGATGAAACAGTACTGCCCGTTCTGGTGTCGGCCAATGGCTCAGTCGCTGACGGCGGCTACCCGTGGGCGCCTCCGCTCAATGGTGGATTCACTGTACTTGAGCTGCCTTCAAGAAAGGAGGCCATCGAATGGGCCGCACGGATCGCAAGAGCGTGTCGCTGTGATCAGGAGCTTCGAGTGTTCATGTTTGATCCAGAGTCGTGA
- the asnS gene encoding asparagine--tRNA ligase, which translates to MDYKTRTKIARIIVEDAVPVDSEVIILGWIRTVRVSKNVAFVEVNDGSCIKNIQGVINDPSAFAVLDKLTTGAAVRMKGRLKNSEGKGQKYEIAVSELQLVGATDDTYPLQKKRHSFEFLREIAHLRPRTNTFGAINRLRSKMAYAIHKYYQERGFYYIHTPIISASDCEGAGNLFRVTTHDLANVPRIDGEVNWDADFFGSEAYLTVSGQLEGELLATALGDIYTFGPTFRAENSNTSRHASEFWMIEPEMAWAELDDNMDLAEDFLKNLFRFALDECADDMEFFDTWVAKDEELRKRLENVVSSKFERISYTEAVRILEKAKEPFEFPVHWGADLQSEHERFLTEKTFKKPVIVYNYPDEIKAFYMRLNDDGKTVAAMDVLVPGVGEIIGGSQREERLDVLTDRIVSKKIGTLENYDWYLDIRRWGSVPHAGFGLGFERSLMYISGMGNIRDVIPFPRVPRWAKF; encoded by the coding sequence ATGGACTACAAGACACGTACGAAAATCGCCCGTATAATCGTCGAGGACGCCGTCCCGGTCGATTCCGAGGTCATCATCCTCGGCTGGATTCGAACGGTACGCGTCAGCAAAAACGTCGCATTTGTCGAAGTTAACGACGGCTCCTGCATCAAAAACATCCAGGGCGTCATCAACGACCCCTCCGCTTTCGCGGTCCTCGACAAGCTGACAACCGGCGCCGCCGTCCGCATGAAAGGCCGCCTGAAAAACTCCGAAGGCAAAGGCCAGAAATACGAAATCGCTGTCTCCGAACTCCAGCTCGTCGGAGCCACCGACGATACCTACCCGCTCCAGAAAAAACGGCACAGCTTCGAGTTCCTGCGCGAAATCGCCCACCTGCGCCCGCGCACCAATACCTTTGGAGCCATCAACCGCCTCCGCTCAAAAATGGCGTACGCCATTCACAAATACTATCAGGAGCGCGGCTTTTACTACATCCACACCCCGATTATCTCCGCCTCAGACTGTGAAGGCGCCGGCAACCTGTTCCGCGTCACCACCCACGACCTCGCCAACGTGCCCCGGATCGACGGCGAAGTCAACTGGGATGCCGATTTCTTCGGATCCGAAGCATATCTCACGGTGTCCGGACAGCTCGAAGGCGAACTGCTCGCCACCGCACTCGGCGACATCTACACGTTCGGGCCGACCTTCCGCGCTGAGAACTCCAACACCTCCCGGCACGCCTCGGAATTCTGGATGATCGAGCCGGAGATGGCCTGGGCCGAACTCGACGACAACATGGACCTCGCCGAGGATTTCCTCAAAAACCTCTTCCGGTTCGCCCTCGATGAATGCGCCGATGACATGGAATTCTTCGATACCTGGGTCGCCAAAGACGAAGAACTGCGCAAGCGACTGGAAAACGTCGTCTCCTCGAAGTTCGAACGAATCAGCTATACCGAAGCCGTGCGGATTCTCGAGAAAGCAAAAGAACCCTTCGAGTTCCCCGTCCACTGGGGCGCCGACCTCCAGTCCGAGCACGAACGCTTCCTGACCGAAAAGACATTCAAGAAACCCGTGATCGTCTACAACTATCCCGACGAGATCAAAGCGTTTTATATGCGCCTCAACGATGACGGCAAGACGGTCGCGGCGATGGACGTACTCGTTCCGGGAGTCGGCGAAATCATCGGCGGCTCTCAGCGCGAGGAGCGACTCGATGTCCTCACCGACCGTATCGTTTCAAAAAAAATCGGCACGCTCGAAAACTACGACTGGTATCTGGACATTCGTCGCTGGGGCTCGGTGCCGCACGCCGGATTCGGCCTCGGCTTCGAGCGGTCGCTGATGTACATCTCCGGCATGGGGAACATCCGCGACGTCATCCCCTTCCCCCGCGTCCCCCGCTGGGCAAAGTTCTAA